A single Streptomyces sp. NBC_01381 DNA region contains:
- a CDS encoding iron chaperone, with product MVQSAAEDVTGYLAEVPDGRRPALTRLRELCLAELPGFDEVMAYGMPAYARNGTAEIAFAAQKQYVSFYLLRGEVREAFEERLAGHDMGKGCLRFRKAENIDFDLVRDLLRATAALPV from the coding sequence ATGGTGCAGAGCGCGGCTGAAGACGTGACCGGCTACCTCGCCGAGGTCCCCGACGGGCGCAGGCCCGCCCTGACCCGGCTGCGGGAGCTCTGCCTGGCGGAGCTGCCGGGCTTCGACGAGGTCATGGCGTACGGGATGCCCGCGTACGCGCGGAACGGCACCGCCGAGATCGCCTTCGCCGCCCAGAAGCAGTACGTCTCCTTCTACCTCCTGCGCGGCGAGGTGCGCGAGGCCTTCGAGGAGCGTCTTGCCGGACACGACATGGGCAAGGGCTGCCTGCGGTTCCGCAAGGCGGAGAACATCGACTTCGACCTGGTGCGGGATCTGCTCAGGGCGACTGCGGCTCTACCTGTGTGA
- a CDS encoding aminotransferase class I/II-fold pyridoxal phosphate-dependent enzyme, protein MTTELSADALSGLRERALQDYEALVARGLKLDLTRGKPAPEQLDLSDDLLSLPGGRHTAADGTDVRNYGGLQGLPELREIFAGVLQVPAGQLLALGNSSLELMHDCLVHALLSVLPGAESRWVDQERIAFLCPAPGYDRHFALCERFGIDMIPVPMTADGPDMDVVERLVAEDPAVKGIWCVPKYSNPDGVTYSDETVARLARMETAAADFRIFWDNAYAAHHLTDEPAEIADLLAACADAGHADRAFVFGSTSKITAAGAGVAFFGSSPANVQWLVANNSKRSIGPDKINQLRHVLFLRDAEGVRAHMERQRALLQPKFETVARILDAELGSTGLARWTDPKGGYFVTLEVPDGCAKEVVRRAADAGIVLTPAGATHPYGDDPRDATIRIAPSYPGLTELEQAIEGLTVCVRLVGYEKQAS, encoded by the coding sequence ATGACCACCGAGCTGAGCGCCGACGCCCTGAGCGGGCTCCGCGAGCGGGCCCTGCAGGACTACGAGGCCCTTGTCGCCCGCGGGCTCAAGCTCGACCTCACGCGGGGCAAGCCGGCGCCCGAGCAGCTCGACCTCTCCGACGACCTGCTGAGCCTGCCGGGCGGGCGGCACACCGCCGCCGACGGCACGGACGTACGCAACTACGGCGGCCTGCAGGGCCTGCCCGAGCTCCGCGAGATCTTCGCCGGTGTGCTGCAGGTGCCGGCCGGGCAGCTGCTCGCGCTCGGCAACTCCAGCCTGGAGCTGATGCACGACTGCCTGGTGCACGCCCTGCTCAGCGTGCTGCCGGGGGCCGAGTCGCGCTGGGTGGACCAGGAGCGGATCGCTTTCCTGTGCCCGGCGCCCGGCTACGACCGTCACTTCGCGCTCTGCGAGCGGTTCGGGATCGACATGATCCCGGTGCCGATGACGGCCGACGGCCCGGACATGGACGTCGTGGAGCGCCTCGTCGCCGAGGACCCGGCGGTCAAGGGCATCTGGTGCGTCCCGAAGTACAGCAACCCCGACGGTGTCACGTACAGCGACGAGACCGTGGCGCGCCTTGCCCGCATGGAGACCGCCGCGGCCGACTTCCGGATCTTCTGGGACAACGCGTACGCCGCCCACCACCTCACCGACGAGCCCGCCGAGATCGCCGATCTGCTCGCCGCCTGCGCGGACGCGGGCCACGCCGACCGCGCCTTCGTGTTCGGCTCCACCTCGAAGATCACCGCCGCGGGCGCGGGCGTCGCCTTCTTCGGCTCGTCCCCGGCGAACGTGCAGTGGCTGGTCGCCAACAACTCCAAGCGGTCGATCGGCCCTGACAAGATCAACCAGCTGCGGCACGTCCTGTTCCTGCGGGACGCCGAGGGTGTGCGGGCCCACATGGAGCGCCAGCGCGCGCTGCTCCAGCCGAAGTTCGAGACGGTTGCCCGGATCCTGGACGCCGAGCTCGGCTCGACCGGGCTTGCCCGGTGGACCGACCCCAAGGGCGGCTACTTCGTCACCCTGGAGGTGCCGGACGGCTGCGCGAAGGAGGTCGTGCGCCGTGCCGCCGACGCGGGCATCGTGCTGACCCCGGCCGGCGCCACCCACCCGTACGGTGACGACCCGCGCGACGCCACCATCCGCATCGCGCCCAGCTACCCCGGGCTCACGGAGCTGGAGCAGGCCATCGAGGGTCTGACCGTGTGCGTGCGGCTCGTGGGGTACGAGAAGCAGGCGAGCTGA